From Candidatus Hadarchaeales archaeon, one genomic window encodes:
- a CDS encoding sulfite exporter TauE/SafE family protein, which translates to MIEVLLFPAGLSVSLLCSSIGLGGGIFMVPLLLWLGLPTQVAIGTSLFAITVVACSSTLAYALQRRIDYRTGLLLDSLDVPGAVVGAYLTTLLAGKTLSRLFGSMLLGVACHLWLRKKTGRKVPPPITPSLLVMTMVGSFTSGLVSGMFGIGGGIVDEIVMLLALGMSIKLSAGTAMFGMSLTTLPAFLSHFFLDHFSPPHGLPLAAGCAVGGPMGAMVSKKLNTRTLQRLLGVVVLVVGIRLILWGR; encoded by the coding sequence GTGATAGAGGTCCTACTCTTCCCTGCCGGTCTCTCCGTTTCCCTCCTTTGTTCCAGCATAGGTCTGGGAGGGGGCATCTTCATGGTCCCCCTCCTCCTCTGGCTGGGACTTCCCACCCAGGTCGCGATAGGCACCAGCCTCTTCGCCATCACCGTGGTAGCATGCTCCTCCACGCTCGCCTACGCCCTCCAGCGCAGGATAGACTACAGGACGGGATTGCTGCTGGACTCACTCGATGTTCCGGGGGCGGTGGTTGGGGCATATCTTACCACCCTCCTGGCCGGGAAAACCCTTTCGCGCCTCTTCGGCTCGATGCTCCTCGGGGTGGCCTGTCACCTCTGGCTCAGGAAAAAGACGGGGAGGAAGGTTCCTCCCCCCATCACCCCATCCCTCCTGGTGATGACGATGGTGGGAAGTTTCACCAGCGGGCTGGTCTCGGGGATGTTCGGAATAGGGGGAGGGATAGTGGACGAAATCGTCATGCTCCTAGCCCTGGGCATGTCCATCAAACTCTCCGCCGGGACTGCCATGTTCGGGATGTCCCTTACCACCCTTCCGGCCTTCCTTTCCCACTTCTTCCTCGACCACTTTTCCCCTCCCCACGGCCTGCCACTGGCGGCGGGGTGCGCGGTGGGAGGACCGATGGGGGCAATGGTCTCCAAGAAACTGAATACAAGGACATTACAGAGGTTGTTGGGGGTGGTGGTGCTGGTGGTGGGAATCAGGCTTATTCTCTGGGGAAGATAG
- a CDS encoding FumA C-terminus/TtdB family hydratase beta subunit has product MKELSLPASRKDTGWLRAGDLVFLTGEVVTARDQAHLRLAELLRKGKDPPLNLKDGALYHCGPLAKREGREWRILSAGPTTSSRMDSLLPLLLPWLGVRVVIGKGGVGRETAEIMKKRGCVYLAFPGGCGALAARAVEEVRGVHWLELGIPEAMWVLRVRGLGPMVVAIDNRGRNLYEEVRRGMVI; this is encoded by the coding sequence ATGAAGGAGCTCAGCCTCCCGGCTTCCAGGAAGGATACGGGATGGCTCAGGGCCGGGGACCTGGTCTTCCTGACGGGCGAGGTGGTGACGGCCAGGGACCAGGCGCACCTGAGGCTGGCCGAGCTCCTGAGGAAGGGGAAGGATCCTCCCCTGAACCTGAAGGACGGGGCCCTCTACCACTGCGGACCCCTCGCCAAGAGGGAGGGAAGGGAGTGGAGGATCCTCTCGGCTGGTCCCACCACCAGCTCACGCATGGATTCCCTCCTTCCCCTCCTTCTGCCATGGCTGGGGGTGAGGGTGGTGATAGGGAAGGGAGGAGTGGGGAGGGAAACGGCGGAGATCATGAAGAAGCGGGGATGCGTGTACCTGGCCTTTCCGGGGGGATGTGGTGCCTTAGCAGCCAGGGCGGTGGAGGAAGTGAGGGGGGTACACTGGCTGGAGCTGGGCATACCGGAGGCCATGTGGGTACTGAGGGTAAGGGGCCTCGGCCCGATGGTGGTGGCGATCGACAACAGGGGAAGAAATCTTTACGAGGAGGTGAGGAGGGGGATGGTGATTTGA
- a CDS encoding fumarate hydratase, translating into MSLQTKLEVVCLELLKKTSTDLPPDVEQALEKAEKGERDPVARANLRAILENLRVARERGVPLCQDTGLPLFYFWMDPSLPLDPFEAARKAVKRATREGFLRPNTVHPLSRKNEGNNLGKEMPRVKVFRRRGEEVEVTVLLKGAGSENCSKLAMLAPEKGLEGIKELVVKAVAEAGGKPCPPIILGVGIGGNAELSMELANLSLLRPLPERHREPSLRRLEEELEKRINRLGLGPMGLGGKTTCLGVKVEYAHTHTASLPVSLSFLCWAARRASASLEVRG; encoded by the coding sequence ATGTCCCTTCAGACCAAGCTGGAAGTAGTTTGTCTGGAACTCCTGAAGAAAACGAGCACCGACCTCCCACCCGATGTGGAACAGGCCCTCGAGAAGGCGGAAAAAGGGGAAAGGGATCCCGTGGCCAGGGCCAACCTCAGGGCCATTCTCGAGAACCTGAGGGTGGCGAGGGAAAGGGGGGTTCCCCTCTGCCAGGACACGGGACTTCCCCTCTTCTACTTCTGGATGGATCCTTCCCTCCCCCTCGATCCCTTCGAAGCCGCCAGGAAGGCCGTGAAGAGGGCCACGCGAGAGGGCTTCCTCCGCCCCAACACTGTCCATCCCCTCTCCAGAAAGAACGAGGGTAACAACTTGGGAAAGGAAATGCCGAGGGTGAAGGTCTTCCGGAGGAGGGGGGAAGAAGTGGAGGTGACCGTCCTGCTCAAGGGGGCGGGATCGGAGAACTGCAGCAAACTGGCCATGCTCGCGCCCGAGAAGGGACTTGAGGGAATAAAGGAGCTGGTGGTGAAAGCGGTGGCGGAGGCGGGAGGAAAGCCCTGTCCCCCCATCATCCTCGGGGTTGGAATAGGGGGAAACGCGGAACTCTCGATGGAACTGGCCAACCTCTCCCTCCTCCGTCCCCTTCCGGAAAGGCACCGTGAGCCCTCCCTCAGGAGGCTGGAAGAGGAGCTGGAGAAAAGGATCAACCGCCTGGGTCTTGGTCCCATGGGGCTGGGGGGAAAAACCACCTGCCTGGGGGTGAAGGTGGAATATGCCCACACCCACACCGCCAGCCTCCCCGTTTCCCTGAGCTTCCTCTGCTGGGCGGCGAGGAGGGCTTCCGCCTCCCTGGAGGTGAGGGGATGA
- a CDS encoding Mth938-like domain-containing protein: MFRVDSYEFGRIVINGRVYTHDVLILPDRIERWWRKKGHRVCPEDLKEVMEEKPQILVVGRGYSGEMEVPEETVRVLGEKGIELVAEETGKAVESFNRLSKTKRVAAALHLTC; encoded by the coding sequence ATGTTCAGGGTGGATTCGTACGAGTTCGGAAGGATAGTTATAAACGGTAGGGTCTACACCCACGATGTCCTCATCCTCCCCGACCGCATCGAAAGATGGTGGAGGAAAAAGGGGCATAGGGTATGTCCCGAAGATTTGAAGGAGGTAATGGAAGAGAAGCCACAGATACTGGTGGTGGGAAGGGGATACTCCGGAGAAATGGAGGTTCCCGAGGAGACGGTGAGGGTGTTGGGGGAAAAGGGGATAGAGCTGGTGGCCGAGGAAACGGGAAAGGCCGTGGAGAGCTTCAACAGACTCTCCAAGACCAAGAGGGTGGCTGCAGCCCTGCACCTTACCTGCTGA
- a CDS encoding 6-carboxytetrahydropterin synthase, with translation MRIELEAGHFSAVHFITEHEKCEHLHGHNWRVRVAVEGELDQRGMVVDFLELREKMGEILKKYDHRVLLPTLNPSVRLEEEGENLRVRAGNRTFLFPLEDVVRLPVVNITVEELARLMGEELAGKLSGSNLRRLTVTVSEAPGQEAVFEHSFG, from the coding sequence ATGAGGATAGAGCTGGAGGCCGGGCACTTCTCGGCCGTACACTTCATCACGGAACACGAAAAGTGCGAGCATCTCCACGGACACAACTGGAGGGTGAGGGTGGCGGTGGAGGGGGAACTGGATCAGAGGGGAATGGTCGTGGACTTTTTGGAACTGAGGGAGAAGATGGGTGAGATCCTGAAAAAGTACGATCACAGGGTGCTCCTTCCCACCCTCAATCCCTCGGTGAGATTGGAGGAGGAGGGTGAAAACCTGAGGGTGAGGGCGGGAAACAGGACCTTCCTCTTCCCCCTCGAGGATGTGGTGAGGCTTCCCGTGGTGAACATAACCGTGGAAGAGCTCGCGAGGCTCATGGGGGAAGAACTGGCCGGAAAGCTTTCTGGATCCAACCTCCGCAGGTTAACCGTCACGGTCTCGGAGGCCCCCGGTCAGGAGGCCGTCTTCGAACATTCCTTCGGGTAG
- a CDS encoding GRP family sugar transporter gives MIDRTAFLLSLFSAFLWGTYCNPLKHLRRFGPWEFSNDLLLGGLLLSWAVFLLEGGGSWGPEILLPLLSGMVWAAGNYAGLSAIRELGLAYSYSFLNLSAAVAFFWGVLLFGEMEGGLPLAVASAGLLCMLSGAFLLGRSLEGKGGWRGVRWALLGALCFGTFGGAGVAASLKAGITPFQYCALIAVGAWMVYFLRTLWEGLLGPWWGGGRREHLLGFLAGFLWMGGNLMNFSAAPSLGVAVAFPIGTASTVVAVLWGVLYYREFGEMERRAKLLAVLGILMVLVGVVGLGMGRALA, from the coding sequence TTGATCGACCGCACGGCCTTTCTCCTCAGCCTCTTCTCCGCCTTCCTCTGGGGAACCTACTGCAACCCCCTCAAGCACCTCAGGAGGTTCGGCCCCTGGGAGTTCTCCAACGACCTCCTTTTGGGGGGCCTGCTCCTCTCCTGGGCGGTCTTCCTTCTGGAAGGAGGGGGGAGCTGGGGACCGGAAATCCTCCTTCCCCTCCTCTCCGGAATGGTTTGGGCGGCGGGGAACTACGCCGGGCTCTCGGCGATAAGGGAGCTCGGCCTGGCCTACTCCTATTCCTTCCTGAACCTTTCCGCGGCCGTGGCCTTCTTCTGGGGAGTCCTCCTCTTCGGGGAGATGGAAGGGGGCCTCCCCCTGGCCGTGGCCTCGGCGGGTCTTTTATGCATGCTTTCGGGGGCCTTCCTGCTCGGGAGATCCCTCGAGGGAAAGGGGGGATGGAGGGGGGTGAGGTGGGCCCTTCTCGGTGCCCTGTGTTTCGGGACCTTCGGGGGAGCGGGGGTGGCAGCTTCCCTGAAGGCGGGGATCACCCCCTTCCAGTACTGCGCCCTCATCGCGGTGGGGGCCTGGATGGTTTACTTCCTCCGCACCCTCTGGGAGGGTCTCCTGGGTCCCTGGTGGGGAGGGGGAAGGAGGGAGCATCTCTTGGGTTTTCTGGCTGGTTTCCTCTGGATGGGGGGAAACCTCATGAACTTTTCGGCCGCCCCTTCCCTGGGCGTGGCCGTGGCCTTCCCCATAGGCACCGCCAGCACGGTGGTGGCGGTTCTGTGGGGAGTCCTCTATTACAGGGAGTTCGGGGAGATGGAAAGAAGGGCCAAGCTCTTGGCCGTGCTGGGCATCCTCATGGTGCTGGTGGGCGTGGTGGGGCTGGGGATGGGAAGGGCCCTAGCCTGA
- a CDS encoding MBL fold metallo-hydrolase yields the protein MRLGEGLGGLARLHLSRGELGFVYFEFSALAVSTANHRFLFDPAEVVRKEDLSAWKPQLFLITHEHFDHFEPSHLIELQRASGGTVVCNSGSYPALKGRVGKLVLLRAGETAEVEGAKVRGIEAEHPAEEPLMFLVESGGLTFFHGSDSSFTAEVGKYRADVAFLPAGAPSPTASVEDALRMARALGCRVAVPFHCSPEEAEEFEKRAKDELRGVKVILPEPGKVYKI from the coding sequence ATGAGACTGGGAGAGGGGCTGGGTGGTCTGGCCAGACTCCACCTCTCTAGGGGTGAACTGGGATTCGTCTATTTCGAGTTCTCCGCCCTCGCCGTGAGCACCGCCAACCACCGTTTCCTTTTCGATCCCGCGGAGGTGGTGAGGAAGGAAGACCTCTCGGCCTGGAAGCCACAGCTCTTCCTCATCACGCATGAACACTTCGACCACTTCGAACCCTCCCACCTGATAGAACTACAAAGGGCCTCGGGGGGAACAGTGGTGTGCAATTCGGGAAGCTATCCTGCCTTGAAAGGAAGGGTGGGAAAGCTCGTGCTGTTGAGGGCAGGCGAAACCGCAGAAGTTGAAGGGGCCAAGGTGAGGGGTATAGAAGCGGAGCACCCGGCAGAGGAACCTTTGATGTTCCTGGTGGAATCAGGGGGGCTCACCTTCTTCCACGGCTCCGATTCTTCCTTCACAGCCGAAGTGGGAAAATACAGGGCCGACGTGGCCTTTCTGCCAGCCGGTGCTCCTTCCCCAACGGCTTCGGTTGAGGATGCCCTCCGTATGGCCAGGGCACTGGGATGCAGGGTAGCGGTTCCTTTTCACTGCTCCCCGGAGGAAGCGGAGGAATTCGAGAAGAGGGCCAAGGATGAGCTTCGGGGGGTGAAGGTGATCCTCCCGGAGCCCGGCAAGGTGTACAAGATCTGA
- a CDS encoding 7-carboxy-7-deazaguanine synthase QueE, with the protein MKGYVGEIFSSVQGEGLLVGRRQVFVRFAGCSLRCSYCDTKEYRNPHPPLCRVELSPGGRFKRLRNPLSTEGVVKEVMGLSAPDIHSVSLTGGEPLEAGDFLVEVASSLERAGFPLYLETNGSHPEILERVLPYLRYLSLCVKLRGQGSVPEGEWEGLFERELDCARQASEAKIRAFLKVVVRGKEDLEGFGEVCERLAELNLPLVLQPATGRGGAVPMQELLPFSRMAAERGIREIALIPQVHRLWGMR; encoded by the coding sequence TTGAAGGGGTACGTGGGGGAGATCTTCAGCTCCGTACAGGGGGAAGGTCTGCTCGTGGGAAGGAGGCAGGTTTTCGTGAGGTTCGCCGGGTGCAGCCTGCGCTGTTCTTACTGCGACACGAAGGAGTACAGGAATCCCCATCCTCCCCTCTGCAGGGTGGAACTCTCTCCCGGGGGCCGTTTCAAAAGGTTGAGAAACCCCCTCTCCACCGAGGGGGTGGTAAAGGAGGTCATGGGTCTCTCCGCCCCCGACATCCACTCGGTTTCCCTCACGGGAGGGGAACCGCTGGAGGCGGGGGATTTCCTGGTGGAAGTGGCCTCCTCCCTCGAAAGGGCGGGATTTCCCCTCTACCTGGAGACGAACGGTTCCCATCCTGAGATCCTCGAGAGGGTCCTTCCCTACCTCCGGTATCTCTCCCTCTGCGTGAAGCTGAGGGGACAGGGGAGCGTGCCGGAGGGGGAATGGGAAGGGCTCTTCGAGAGGGAGCTGGACTGTGCCAGGCAGGCTTCCGAAGCAAAGATAAGGGCCTTCCTGAAGGTGGTGGTGAGGGGAAAGGAGGACCTAGAGGGTTTCGGGGAGGTTTGCGAGCGCCTGGCGGAGCTGAACCTCCCCCTCGTCCTCCAGCCCGCCACGGGGAGGGGGGGTGCGGTCCCCATGCAAGAGCTCCTCCCCTTCTCCAGGATGGCCGCTGAAAGGGGGATAAGGGAAATAGCCCTAATACCTCAGGTACACAGGCTTTGGGGGATGAGATGA